Genomic window (Eremothecium sinecaudum strain ATCC 58844 chromosome VI, complete sequence):
AGATATTGCCAAACGTGACTGATTGCTGTCTATAGAATTCATATATAATGTACATattataaaatatatattgtTTACATCGTAATAGAAACGTGTGAAGAACATTGTATTTAATCCTCTAAACGTTTACGCAGCTCCTCATTATGCAATCGATTCCACTTATACACTTTTAAACCACCATTCATATTCAAAACGATCATCACATCACTTAATATAACCTGCAACTGGTCTATAATAGTCTCAACCTCTTTAGTTCCTATGGGATTACTAGAATCTAACAAGGAATCCACAATTAAAGAGGTCAGGTAAGTTAAGGTATATGGTTTCTTTGGCTCTAGTGCCACCAAAATGCGAAAAATCTGTTTCATTTTTACCTTTAAGTATTTCTTCCATTCCAATTCCCTAGCATTCAGAAGTTCCGCTGCTTTTCTTTCCTTAGTTCTAATTCTGTCAAGCAATTGTTTTGTATTGGGCTCAGTTTTAGCAGGTCTCTTTGAAACGCCTTTCAATGAAATGGCAGTATGACTAAATGAGCTCTTAGAACGTACTCGAATAGCATCTTCACGTCTATTAGCTATATCATGGAGTGGACGCTCAATGGATATGTCTAATTGAGACTGTTCGTCTTGAGATTGCAACCTGCCATCTAACCACTTATCGATGACTTTATTAAAATGAACTGCCATCTCCTTGCCCTTCTGCAGCAATGATGGCTTGATCTCTACTTCTAGCACACCTTCAGCATTACGTCTGATCACGTACGCCAATTCCCAGATGGAGGTTATCTTCAGTAAGTCCATTTCCGTCACCTTCCGCTTAGCCATGTTGCTAATCTGCGGCAGAACGAGGTCAAGTTCCACAAAATGTACTGAAGGGTGATTCATTTTATGCAGAGTGAGAACAGATATAGTGATACGATATAGCGTCTTTAGGAATTTCACTGTCTCTTTTAACTTCAACCTGCCTGTCTCAGCTGGACGAAATTTTTCTGCGACTTCAGGGAATGCAGATATTTGCTGGTCCAGCAACACCTCAAGCTGTCGCACTCCAGATTCATTTATATATCCCAATGAAGGTGATATTTCAAGCCTCACCATCTTCGAGTCCTTGACTATCCTGATAGGGGACGATGTATGAGCTCCTTTGGACAGCCTCGCAAGCAGGTCACCGGTATGTATTAATAGACAATCCTCGTCCTCAATGGTATTCCAGGAATCATGTCGTAGGTATTGGATGCCACTGGCTACAGGAAACAGAGCTAGAAGCCCAGATGGCTGATAAAGCTCGTATTCTCTTAAGTAGTCAAATGTCAAATTCGGCAATACTGCAGATCCACTAGCTGTGTAGTAGCGAGTCATAACAGTACAGCAGTCGTTTTCACCAATTGTGCACTTTTTCTCTAAACTAACGGCATCGAGACATAATTCAGCAAAATATAGTGAAAGCTTTTTCAACCGTGATCTAATTCTGGCAAGTAATTCATTATCGCAGCGCGCTGACGCTACCCAATTAGATCCTGAATCACAAATGTACTGCTCCTTTGCAAAACCTTTATCGTAGAACACACCAGTAAATGTGCCATCAAAACCCACCTCTTTTTCAGGCTGAATCTCTGTCAACTGTTCAACCCAGTCCCTTAATGTATCATAGTTTGCATAGTTCCTGAGTAAAAAAGTGTCATAGGCCAATAATGTACGCTTAACAATCTCCAATAACTCCTTTTCATTACTAATACCATCCAGATCCACTACAGGTACACACGATCCCATTGAGGTTTTTAGCAATGCCCTTTACATGCCCATTGTTAGCGTTAGATTTAGATCTTATGCTGTTGTACATGTACTGTCAGATGTGTCCGGTCATTGAAGGAACATTACGATGCTGTAACCGGACACCGTATAATTTGATGTTCCAGATAATTCCATGAATTGATATTACCCGGCCACGTGTGactgaaaaatttttttttttgtagaTGCGAATTTTCTAGTGAATATTTATTTCAGAAGTTCAGAGTACTTTGCCACCCGGTAAACGTATAAACAAGTCATCAACGTCTTTTATTAGTTGCCAGAGTTTACAGTGCATATTGTGTTCTGAGAAATTACTAATTTCCAAAAGTTCGTTATATATCCAAGTGTAAAGATGTTGTCTGCTTCTAAGAACATTCTACGCACACCCGTGCGTATTGCATCTCGTTTGCAATCTACCAAGGTTCAAGGCCAAGTTATTGGTATCGATTTAGGTACCACTAACTCTGCCGTTGCAATCATGGAAGGTAAGGTACCAAAGATTATTGAAAACGCAGAAGGTGCTAGAACAACTCCTTCTGTTGTTGCTTTTACCAAAGATGGTGAGCGTCTAGTTGGTATTCCAGCCAAGAGACAAGCTGTTGTTAATCCTGAGAACACTTTCTTTGCTACCAAGAGATTGATTGGTAGAAGATTTGAAGACGCTGAGGTCCAAAGAGACACCAAGCAAGTTCCATACAAGATTGTTAAGCACTCTAACGGTGATGCTTGGTTGGAGGCTAGAGGTCAAACCTACTCTCCATCCCAAATTGGTGGTTTCGTCTTGAACAAGATGAAGGAAACCGCCGAGTCTTACTTGGGTAAGCCTGTTAAGAATGCAGTTGTTACTGTTCCAGCATACTTCAACGACTCTCAGAGACAAGCTACCAAGGATGCTGGTCAAATTGTTGGGTTGAACGTTTTGCGTGTCGTTAATGAACCaactgctgctgctttGGCTTACGGTTTGGAAAAGGCCGACTCTAAGGTTGTTGCAGTTTTTGACTTGGGTGGTGGTACTTTTGATATCTCCATCTTGGACATTGACAACGGTGTCTTTGAAGTCAAGTCAACTAACGGTGACACTCACTTGGGTGGTGAAGATTTCGATATCTATTTGTTGAGAAACATCGTTAAGGAATTCAAGAAGGAAAGCGGTATTGATTTGGAGAACGACCGTATGGCTATTCAAAGAATCAGGGAAGCTGCTGAGAAGGCCAAGATTGAATTGTCCTCTACCGTTTCTACTGAAATCAACTTACCATTTATCACCGCAGACGCTTCTGGTCCAAAGCACATCAACATGAAGTTCACCAGAGCTCAATTCGAACAATTGACTGAGCCATTGATCAACAGAACTATTGACCCAGTCAAGAAGGCTTTGAAGGACGCCAGCTTGACCACCTCCGATATATCCGATGTCATTTTGGTGGGTGGTATGTCCAGAATGCCAAAGGTTGTAGAAACCGTCAAGAAGTTATTCGGTAAGGAGCCATCTAAGGCTGTCAACCCAGACGAAGCTGTTGCCATTGGTGCTGCTATCCAAGGTGCTGTTTTGGCTGGTGAAGTCACTGATGTCTTATTGTTGGATGTTACTCCATTGTCTTTGGGTATCGAGACCTTGGGTGGTGTGTTCACTAGATTGATTCCAAGAAACACCACTATCCCATGTAAGAAGTCCCAAATCTTCTCCACTGCTGCTGCTGGTCAAACTTCTGTTGAAATCAGAGTCTTCcaaggtgagagagagTTGGTCAGGGACAACAAGTTGATTGGTAACTTCACCTTGTCTGGTATCCCACCAGCTCCAAAGGGTGTTCCTCAAATTGAGGTCACTTTCGACATTGATGCTGACAGTATCATTAACGTTTCCGCAAGAGACAAGACTTCCAACAAGGACGCTTCTGTCACCGTTGCTGGTTCATCCGGTTTGTCTGACGCTGAAATCGAAAAGATGGTTAACGACGCTGAGAAGTACAAGGAACAAGATGAGGCCAAGAGAGAGTCCATTGAATTAGCCAACAAGGCTGACCAATTGGCTAACGACACTGAAGCCTCCATCAAGGAACACGAAGAAAAGCTCGACAAGGCTGCCCTTGAAAAGATCAACGAACAAATCGCTACCTTGAGAGAATTGGTTGCTAGAGCTCAATCCAGCGAAGACGTTAACAACGAAGAATTGAAGACCAAGACCGAGGAATTAAGTAACGCTTCCCTACAGTTGTTCGCTGAGATGTACAAGAACTCATCTGCTGCTGGTGAAGGCGAAAACAAACAATAAGTTAATCACTGGAAGAATTTGACTTTCATTTAATGACACCAGTCTAAATATGGTGATTTCGTGCAGTCGTTTCTTTAATTCCTGTTCATATCGTCCATCACATTCCTGTCCAAAGCTCACGTGCGGAATTGATCTTAGATTATGAATGCCGGAGAAAATATTTACGTGTATATAGTCCCTGGAATTGTATGTTTCTTTTACTAATAGTTAACAGACGGTGTAGGGTTAGTGCCCACAGTGTTATTTAATAGTCATATCGTTAACATGATTAGTTATATATATCTCGTTGAGCTTCACCACTTTTGAATTATCAACATTCAAGTGTAATCTTTCTATACGAAAGCTTAAGTCATAAAGCTTTCCTCTTAAGGGTCACCAAATTGAACAATGTCATGTACTTTACCTTTTAAGAGCTAGGTAAGTGAAGGATTCAATATCGCAGGTTCAATTTAGCTATGGATGTGTTCTTTACTCcaataaacaaaataatATGCCTCAGTGGAGTGCTTGCATTAGGATCTCTTTTCGTAATCCTTGCTTGCGCTCTATACCAGAACTATTATCCGCTAATTGACGGTATGTTACGGCCACAAATCTAATTTGAGATCGATGTGTGCTCTTTTAACCTACCATGCAACTGAAATACTAACTTTTTTTTCTTTAGTTTTGGTTTTTGTTCTTGCCCCCTTACCATATGCTATATTTGGGAAGTCGAGGTTGAGCGGCCAGGTGTTTATGAATGATAGAGCCCAAAGCGCTCAAGATATTGGTTTATTCATGACAGGTACACTAGTTGCAAGTGGTCTTATTATACCGTTGGTATTCTATCATGCAACACTTATTACAGAAACAAGTTGCATAATGACAATTGTCGGAGGATTTATTATATATGCATCTATAGTTGTCTTTACATGGTTTTTTGGTGGTAATTGggaagaagacgaagatGCATTATTTAGCTACTAGTTCAATACTAGTTAATGTTTGTCGTTATGCAATTATTTTGTCAACTCTATACTCTACCTAAGTTGCAAGATTTATAATGCATATATATTTCATTAAAAGTTAGATCAAATCTATGTCCAAAATGTTATTATTTCTAAATGCCTGTCTTCGATTCAGCTACATAACGCTGATTGCGTCGAATGAACGGCATACTTTCCTAGATGCTTTGTATACGTTTTCAACGGATTCATAGTAAGACGGGTCAACAACACAGAAAGAAGTATCCATTCCTTCCGAAGCTGCGCAGAGTGGAAATTGCCACAATTATCCCAAGCAGATACTGATTTTGGTACTGTGAGTTCCAAGATACAGTACATTGTCCCTCCAATTGTCTGATAAGCAATATAGCTGAATAATTTTAGGGAAAGTAAGGTCAACTGTCTGTTACTATGTTTAAAATAAAAGTCCGTGGGAACGACAGTGGTAGTGTTAAACCAATTAAATATCTTCCTTAACTTGCTGGCCCCACTTTCTGTAACCCATTCGTCAACGAAAAGTACGGTGGGATCTGTACTATGGAAATCTGTCACTTCGTCAATGATTGCAAGAGAATCATTAAACTGAAGGTTGCTTAGGCCTCCTAAATAGGAATGCATGTCACCGACGTTTGCCTGGATGAATTTGTCAACACTTGTGGCACGAATTTCGTCGACGGTTTTTATTAGGGTCTCAGCAATGTTTATGACATGCTCTGTTTGCGACACTAACGACTCCATATTCTTGTCGGATATGTTTCCTTCTGCTTCAAGTGCTACCTTaactttcaacaattgGTTGTCAAGATTTGCGCCAACAATGCGTAATATGGTAACGACTGGTGGGTTATTTGTTTGCTCCACATAGCTGGCGACAATGTTTTTAAGTTTTTCTAATTCACCAATCAATTGTTGAGAATTAAGATCACCCCTTTTCTGCCCACTCCTAATGTTCTTCTTAATTTTCATTATTTCTGATAGCTTCCCTTTCCACTTGAAAACATTGAACTTTAATTTATCGCGAAGTTTCCCTCTCTTATTATCTAATGTGCAAATACCTTCTTGCTGTTGTTTCTGCCGTTGTAATTGATTCTGTCTCTGTTGGTCATTGAATGCCTTTCTCAAGAAGGATTCTGAAAACTGTAAGAAACCGTTGATTTTAGATACAAGCTCTTGGTTAATACCGAGCGATTGAAAGTCCTCACTAGCAAGCCAAACAGATTGCCATCTGATCATTTCATTCCAAATGGCATCGTCTATCAGGGGAAGACTTTTTGAATCTGCATTGGTAGATAACGGAAAAGCCATACAACTGGCTATAATGTTAGCCACATAGACTATTTTAGCTAGTCTCATttttcttcaaaacttCCTTAGAGTAACGTCTTCGCTTGTTCGTGTACAAAAACTAGCAATAAACTAGGAGTTGGTTAATAATAAATTCTTTTTATATTGTCAGCACTATTGTTAGCGGTTACAAGCTGTCGCCAGACCAATATAAATATCGTACTAAACTCTCACCAGCAGCTGTGTGACACTGAAGTGGTACTTTTGTACTTCTGACGCGGTCACGACGTTGTAATTGCAGTGTCAGtgaaaaaaaaacctggtGAAACCCCTTTCGAGGCACACCGCCACAAACTTCCCGGACTTCTTTGCACTATTATCTACGTACCCAGAATGCTAACATCCTGTATCGCTTTCCATAACGCATGCAAGCTATGCAGCATTGCTTATGTAACAGCCTCTGACGCTGTCAAAAAGGTCCTACCCGGATTCGAACCGGGGTTGTTCGGATCAAAACCGAAAGTGATGACCACTACACTATAGAACCGCTTGCGTTAATCTTCGGCAATAATGCTAAACATAATCACTAATGTCACGCACGTGGAACAAAAACATTAATTAGTTGTCACATCTGTTGTTTATTGGAGGTTGTTCGAAGAGAGGCTAATACATGAATGACATAGTGTTTATTGGCATGATTTATCCCTGGAATAATTGTATACCGTTATGCCGTTAAGGTCGCAACCGTTGCGGTTGATTGCGATGAACACTTATCACGTGCATTTTCGAGCATGAGAAAAAGTCCCCTTGCTTTGCAGAATAGTATCCCAAATCATGGCGAGGAATCAAAGCTGCGATTCTGTATTCGGTCGACAGGAAGGCTAATTTACTACGAACTGTCTGCGTTTTTTACTATTAGAGACCCTAGTCCTCATTACCTTATCGAAAGCTAGACTTGGTTCACGTTTCAGTACGCAGCTGCTGTTGATGGGTAAATGATGATATCAAGGAGGAAAACCCCCAATGACTTTTTATTTAAGGAAGAACTAGGACATGGATCGTACTCGACTGTTTATCGAGTAATGGATAAATCAAATCAATTCCAGTATGCGATCAAGATTTGCTCGAAAAGGCACATAATTAACGAAAATAAGGTGAAATATGTGACTATGGAAAAGGACATCCTGAACTCTTTAGGTGCTCAGAAGCATCCTGGGATAATTAAACTATACTATACTTTTCATGACGAAGAAAATCTGTATTTTGTGCTTGACTTGGCTCCTGGAGGTGAATTATTGCAACTTCTGCAAAAGCGTGGGACATTCACTGAAGTTTGGTCGAGACATTTTATGTGCCAGCTTATTGATGCTGTCGAGTACATGCATTCTATGAGGGTTATCCATCGTGATCTGAAACCAGAAAATGTTTTGCTCGATAGAGAGGGAAGATTAATGATAACGGACTTTGGTGCGTCTTATGTTGTTCCTCTTTACGGAGATGAAGCTCATCCTTCATCGGAGATGGATGAGATTACGGCTGCAAGTTCTTTTGTTGGGACTGCAGAGTATGTGTCTCCAGAGCTATTATTAGAGTGTAAGTGCTATTATAGTTCTGACGTCTGGGCCCTTGGTTGCATATTATATCAGTTCTTACAAGGTATACCTCCGTTTAGGGGAAACAATGAGCTGGAAAGTTTTGAAAAAATCGTTCATCTAGATTATAAATGGCACACACAGGTTAATCCACTAGCAATGGATTTGGTTTCCAAAATTTTAGTTTTGGATCCGGCGGAAAGATACACAATACAGCAGATCAAACGTCATAAATGGTTTGAATCTGTAGACTGGAATGACAAAGAGAGGATATGGAGAGGAATTGGAACCTTTGCACCACCCACGGTTCCCTACAGAGTAAATTCCAGAGGTATTGAAACTAATATGAAAGATATCCCAGTGGCTACTCAAAGGAGGAAAAAACCTGCGAAATTGAATACAACTTCGAGGATAGTTGAGTGGAGGAAGACTTTAGGATTAAACAGCCAACCTTCTGCCTTGAAACCTGCCTTAGACATTACTGGGTTACCTGTTGTAACAAATAAGAGCACGCCTCCAATTACCAAACCGAGAAGCAAAAATGATCTATCACGACCTTTTTTACCGCAGCAAATAGCTCCCATACCGAGATCTAGAGAGCGCGGCCCCGCAACTTCAAACATTACTGGTTCGCAGAATCATACAAACTCATCCTACAACATTATTAAGCAAGATTGGGTTAATATATGCTCGATACCATATGATCCGAAAGCAGAAGCCCTAACTAAGGACTCTTACCGCGTGGTTACTGACAATTTAATTATGAATTTAACCCAAAGTCAACTTAATGAACTGAATGCAGCCTCAAAACTGTGCCTACTGAGTCTTGATAGGTCAGGTAAGCTTTCAtatatctaccagaaagTAACATACACTATTGCATTTTTTACCGATCAAGACTTATCAATGTATGATTTGCAACTTGAAGAATCTAAAGCTACTGGTTATCTTATTTTGGAGAAGTATAGAAAAATGGTGTGGATCATTTCAACACCTGAGAGAATTCCGTATAGTACGGGATGTATAAATATCGAGGAGCCTTGGGTTCATTGCATTTTTGATGTGCGAAGAATCTGTGAGAAAGcagaggaagaagaagaggagtTAGTAGAGCGGTTAGGGAACGCACGGGTTACAAACCGTTCTCCAGAAAAACCGCAATTCGGTATCAGCGGACGTAGAGCAAGTATAATAAACCAAAGTCAAGTTCCTACTCCTCCGCCGTCGGCTCATCCCGTTGCTGAAAATTCGTATTCAAAGGTAGTATCGGCCCCAAGAATTCCAGCTACTGCATCTGTTGGTAGAATACAGAGGCCTGTTGCGCAAAAGTCCGGAGTTCCAAATAATATGATTTTATCAAGTAGCAGATTCGAAGTTCTTAATTCAGTAAACCAACGCGACGCTACTCAAAATGATTTAGCTTCAAGCGGTGCTAGTGCTGCTTTCAAAAATATAAAGGTACGCAGACAGTAACATATGTCAACTTAGCTAGGGAATAATATAAATTGATGAGATCACTTTGTTGTCATGACACTTGAAAGAATTCTTAACGCATTTCTTTGTGTTACGGAATATGCATTAGTTTATAGAACAGATTGTTCCCTAGAAGACTGGAACAACATGCTGAATTTACATATAGTTCTTTTATGTGTCTCCCACCTTAATGAccataaaaaaaagaaGTTGCAACAAAGAAGTCTTCGTTGTAGAGATATTTTTAGACTATGTGCATTTATTCTCTGTATTAGATTAAATCATTCGAATAGATAGTTGTAACAACCGAAACGTTAAAGTCATGTGTAAAAGCAGAGGCCATCGTGAAACGTATAATCGAGAAACTAAACCAAGCTTTTATCAGTCCAGTATTGAAGCATCAAAATACAACACTGGGTCCAATGAAGAGATATCTGCGCTCTTCACCTCCCCTTCCAAAAGTAGCTCACTCATTATCTTACCGGTGGCAGGAGCATTATTAATCCCCCAGCATGAATGACCGGAAGCAACATACAAACCTTCAACATTTGTCTCCCCAATTAAAGGTCCTGAGCTCGTAGGAACATTCAAAACTGGTAAATAACAAGCCTGTCTCTTTAGTACATGCCCTTCAGAAAGATTTGGCGATAGTTTTGAAACATAATGATATAGTTCATCGCACTTTTCACGTACCACCTCAACAGCGTCCGTTGTTTCTGGAAGTTCTACCAGTGTATCCCCCTCACCACAAACATAAACCTCGTCTTTACGAGCATACATCTCTGGAGAGGAATATTTATTCGGTGCTACTTTCAACTCTGTGAATATTGCGTAGGGGGAAACCGTACCTGTAGAAGGTTTAATTGTAATAGAATGCGCCCTTAGTCCCGATATAGGACAATCTGGTAATATTTTTGAGGTCCATGGACCCATACACAAGACAATTTGCCTCGTGTCCAATATGTTTACTTCCTTGGCTTTAGCCTGCTTTTCAGGGTTATCCATAGTCGGTATGTAACTCACACCACAGGCTGTACAATCATCATCAAACAAGATTTCTGTGACCTGACCTAAAATAAGATCTACTGCACCTGTTTCCATGGCTTTGTTCAAAAGATAGTGACAAAACTTAAATGGATGAACTTGGGCAGTGGAACCAGTCCCTCCAAGAGATGACCAATCGCATACTAGATTTGTCTTGATCCAATTCAAATCTGCAGGCAAATTAGTTGGATTCTGATCCACAGGGGTTTCTTTCTCAACAGCGCCTATGTTCGTACCTATGCTTTCAGTAACGTTACTTCTATTACAATTATGATAGGTACCACTTGTAGCACTCTTGTCTCGTTCCTGTTCAGCTTGCCCGGAAGATCCAGCAGGGCCGGAGGCTGCACTAGACCGCCTCGACGGATTTCTCATTTTCTTGTTTGCAGATGGCGGTTTACAAGCATAGCTCTCGCCACCGTCGAAGACAGTCTGTGATGTCCCACCATCTACATCCTGTACATCAGCCTCTAAAGTTACAGTGGTGAGTCGACGGTAGTCCCACTTTGTCTCCCCGTCATATTTATCAGATAATTCTTGATGCAACTGGAACGAAAGTGGCACAATCTGCTGCGGAAACGCCCACATAGCTAAAAGCCCACCAGCTTTGCCCGATGCACCCCCTGCAACTCGTTTCGACTCAATTACAGTAATATGATGCTTGCTTGAGTCGAAATCAGGATGCCTCGTTAAGTAGTATGCGGTACATACCCCAATAATACCTGCACCTACAATGACAATATGATGCTTCCCCTGACCTTTGCCACTGGGATGAGATAAAAACTCTATCCTATCAACGTACTGAGTGGCCATACTGTCCGCACCTTTCCTGTAAGTGCTCTCACCTTGTCCTTGTGCTAAGAAGTGGCCACCAAgttaaaaaaaaaaaaaaaattaaaactGAAAACCAGCAAATTGAGTTTAGTCCGATGTGTGTAGGGAGTCCCTTGAGTATTTTCACAACTTTCGGAAACAGTATAAAATGCGATTTTCCGCAAAACTGCTACTAGTTAAAGTTTACAGTTGCTTAATGTCTCCGCTTCTATAATTGAGAGATACACTCTCCGTTATTCTTCAATTTACCCAAGGTGCCTTTTCGTTTAGGTCACTTATTTATACTATTACGTGCAGTGCCTACTGTTAGCACTGAATTTTGTGTCAATCATCATCATACGATTGAGAAGTAGGCAGGGCAGAAAGGAGCTTCCAAGGAAGTGGCACCACTTTGGAATATTGTCCAATTTGAGATTGGTGAGGGTAACATGATTTTCTAGACCCGGGTAACGTGGTGTGAAACCACTGAGCGGCAACCGCTTAGGCAATGAAGGCAAGCACGAGAAGAATAACTAGGAGGGCAATCAGTACTGTGATACAGCAGTCGTTGTAGGAGTTGCTGTTGCGCTCGTAAATACTCTGTAGTCTTTGGGTCCCACGCGATATCTTTGACCGGACAGAGTCTAGTCCTCCTTCAAGATCCTGCAATATAAAGCTCTGATCTTCAAATTCTTGGCCCATAGTCGTAGCCTGC
Coding sequences:
- the TDA3 gene encoding Tda3p (Syntenic homolog of Ashbya gossypii AFR376W; Syntenic homolog of Saccharomyces cerevisiae YHR009C (TDA3)) — protein: MATQYVDRIEFLSHPSGKGQGKHHIVIVGAGIIGVCTAYYLTRHPDFDSSKHHITVIESKRVAGGASGKAGGLLAMWAFPQQIVPLSFQLHQELSDKYDGETKWDYRRLTTVTLEADVQDVDGGTSQTVFDGGESYACKPPSANKKMRNPSRRSSAASGPAGSSGQAEQERDKSATSGTYHNCNRSNVTESIGTNIGAVEKETPVDQNPTNLPADLNWIKTNLVCDWSSLGGTGSTAQVHPFKFCHYLLNKAMETGAVDLILGQVTEILFDDDCTACGVSYIPTMDNPEKQAKAKEVNILDTRQIVLCMGPWTSKILPDCPISGLRAHSITIKPSTGTVSPYAIFTELKVAPNKYSSPEMYARKDEVYVCGEGDTLVELPETTDAVEVVREKCDELYHYVSKLSPNLSEGHVLKRQACYLPVLNVPTSSGPLIGETNVEGLYVASGHSCWGINNAPATGKIMSELLLEGEVKSADISSLDPVLYFDASILD
- the PKH3 gene encoding protein kinase PKH3 (Syntenic homolog of Ashbya gossypii AFR377C; Syntenic homolog of Saccharomyces cerevisiae YDR466W (PKH3)), which encodes MMISRRKTPNDFLFKEELGHGSYSTVYRVMDKSNQFQYAIKICSKRHIINENKVKYVTMEKDILNSLGAQKHPGIIKLYYTFHDEENLYFVLDLAPGGELLQLLQKRGTFTEVWSRHFMCQLIDAVEYMHSMRVIHRDLKPENVLLDREGRLMITDFGASYVVPLYGDEAHPSSEMDEITAASSFVGTAEYVSPELLLECKCYYSSDVWALGCILYQFLQGIPPFRGNNELESFEKIVHLDYKWHTQVNPLAMDLVSKILVLDPAERYTIQQIKRHKWFESVDWNDKERIWRGIGTFAPPTVPYRVNSRGIETNMKDIPVATQRRKKPAKLNTTSRIVEWRKTLGLNSQPSALKPALDITGLPVVTNKSTPPITKPRSKNDLSRPFLPQQIAPIPRSRERGPATSNITGSQNHTNSSYNIIKQDWVNICSIPYDPKAEALTKDSYRVVTDNLIMNLTQSQLNELNAASKLCLLSLDRSGKLSYIYQKVTYTIAFFTDQDLSMYDLQLEESKATGYLILEKYRKMVWIISTPERIPYSTGCINIEEPWVHCIFDVRRICEKAEEEEEELVERLGNARVTNRSPEKPQFGISGRRASIINQSQVPTPPPSAHPVAENSYSKVVSAPRIPATASVGRIQRPVAQKSGVPNNMILSSSRFEVLNSVNQRDATQNDLASSGASAAFKNIKVRRQ
- a CDS encoding Hsp70 family protein (Syntenic homolog of Ashbya gossypii AFR352C; Syntenic homolog of Saccharomyces cerevisiae YJR045C (SSC1) and YEL030W (ECM10)), translated to MLSASKNILRTPVRIASRLQSTKVQGQVIGIDLGTTNSAVAIMEGKVPKIIENAEGARTTPSVVAFTKDGERLVGIPAKRQAVVNPENTFFATKRLIGRRFEDAEVQRDTKQVPYKIVKHSNGDAWLEARGQTYSPSQIGGFVLNKMKETAESYLGKPVKNAVVTVPAYFNDSQRQATKDAGQIVGLNVLRVVNEPTAAALAYGLEKADSKVVAVFDLGGGTFDISILDIDNGVFEVKSTNGDTHLGGEDFDIYLLRNIVKEFKKESGIDLENDRMAIQRIREAAEKAKIELSSTVSTEINLPFITADASGPKHINMKFTRAQFEQLTEPLINRTIDPVKKALKDASLTTSDISDVILVGGMSRMPKVVETVKKLFGKEPSKAVNPDEAVAIGAAIQGAVLAGEVTDVLLLDVTPLSLGIETLGGVFTRLIPRNTTIPCKKSQIFSTAAAGQTSVEIRVFQGERELVRDNKLIGNFTLSGIPPAPKGVPQIEVTFDIDADSIINVSARDKTSNKDASVTVAGSSGLSDAEIEKMVNDAEKYKEQDEAKRESIELANKADQLANDTEASIKEHEEKLDKAALEKINEQIATLRELVARAQSSEDVNNEELKTKTEELSNASLQLFAEMYKNSSAAGEGENKQ
- the TAH11 gene encoding Tah11p (Syntenic homolog of Ashbya gossypii AFR353W; Syntenic homolog of Saccharomyces cerevisiae YJR046W (TAH11)) — encoded protein: MGSCVPVVDLDGISNEKELLEIVKRTLLAYDTFLLRNYANYDTLRDWVEQLTEIQPEKEVGFDGTFTGVFYDKGFAKEQYICDSGSNWVASARCDNELLARIRSRLKKLSLYFAELCLDAVSLEKKCTIGENDCCTVMTRYYTASGSAVLPNLTFDYLREYELYQPSGLLALFPVASGIQYLRHDSWNTIEDEDCLLIHTGDLLARLSKGAHTSSPIRIVKDSKMVRLEISPSLGYINESGVRQLEVLLDQQISAFPEVAEKFRPAETGRLKLKETVKFLKTLYRITISVLTLHKMNHPSVHFVELDLVLPQISNMAKRKVTEMDLLKITSIWELAYVIRRNAEGVLEVEIKPSLLQKGKEMAVHFNKVIDKWLDGRLQSQDEQSQLDISIERPLHDIANRREDAIRVRSKSSFSHTAISLKGVSKRPAKTEPNTKQLLDRIRTKERKAAELLNARELEWKKYLKVKMKQIFRILVALEPKKPYTLTYLTSLIVDSLLDSSNPIGTKEVETIIDQLQVILSDVMIVLNMNGGLKVYKWNRLHNEELRKRLED
- the VPS55 gene encoding Vps55p (Syntenic homolog of Ashbya gossypii AFR351C; Syntenic homolog of Saccharomyces cerevisiae YJR044C (VPS55); 1-intron in Ashbya gossypii), which encodes MDVFFTPINKIICLSGVLALGSLFVILACALYQNYYPLIDVLVFVLAPLPYAIFGKSRLSGQVFMNDRAQSAQDIGLFMTGTLVASGLIIPLVFYHATLITETSCIMTIVGGFIIYASIVVFTWFFGGNWEEDEDALFSY
- a CDS encoding HFL188Cp (Syntenic homolog of Ashbya gossypii AFR350W; Syntenic homolog of Ashbya gossypii NOHBY638 and unannotated Eremothecium cymbalariae gene; No homolog in Saccharomyces cerevisiae) produces the protein MRLAKIVYVANIIASCMAFPLSTNADSKSLPLIDDAIWNEMIRWQSVWLASEDFQSLGINQELVSKINGFLQFSESFLRKAFNDQQRQNQLQRQKQQQEGICTLDNKRGKLRDKLKFNVFKWKGKLSEIMKIKKNIRSGQKRGDLNSQQLIGELEKLKNIVASYVEQTNNPPVVTILRIVGANLDNQLLKVKVALEAEGNISDKNMESLVSQTEHVINIAETLIKTVDEIRATSVDKFIQANVGDMHSYLGGLSNLQFNDSLAIIDEVTDFHSTDPTVLFVDEWVTESGASKLRKIFNWFNTTTVVPTDFYFKHSNRQLTLLSLKLFSYIAYQTIGGTMYCILELTVPKSVSAWDNCGNFHSAQLRKEWILLSVLLTRLTMNPLKTYTKHLGKYAVHSTQSALCS